TGGTGGCTGAGCCTGCGCAACAGAAATGCCAGTCAGGCACAACGCAATAATAAGAATGTAGATGTTTCGAATGTATGTCATAATCGTCAGGCTATGAAAGGTTATTTCTTTTCGGGAGGGACCTGGAATTCCACGGACACCAGCTGATTGTTCCGGCGTACCACCAGACGCAGCAAGTCGCCGGTCTCAAGTTTTCCAAGTTCTGTTTTGAGAGTCTTACAGGATTTAATCAGTTCATCGTTAACAAACACAACCAAGTCATCCGGTTGGAGGCCCGCTTGGGCAACTAAAGAACCGGGTAGTACATTGTCGATATATGCGGGAGTTCGATACAGGACGTCCGGTACCATGACCAGACCAAAATCAACGGGACGATAGCGTTCTGGAGCTGTTTTTGGCTCTTTTTTCTCTTCACTGGAATCGAACTTACCAGTGATAATCTGTTCGATGCTTTTACTGAGCACATCAATCGGCAGGGAATAGTTAACCCAGGTATTGGTTTTCGCGTTACGGACCTGTTTTCCGATCATGCCCAGGAGCTTGCCGTCGTAGGTCAAAATGGCTCCACCGGCGGCACCCGGATTATTCGTAATCGCATCGACAACATACACGTCACCCGAGTAGGAAAGCTCAAAGGCACCCCGTCTCCGCGGTAAATCGGTTCGCGCTTCAATCACGCCATGCAGGACAGAAACTGGTTCATCCCCTGTCGCGACCCGAAACATGTTGCTGAAGCCCAGGATCCGGGTCCCGGGACCTGCGACGGTTTTTTCTCGATAATCAAAATACGGAAGATCAAGTTTACGTTCTGATTTTAATTTAATAATGGCCAGATCCAGATGTGGTTCTGCTCCCAGAACTTCTGCTTCAAATTTTCGTCCATCGTGCAGTACCACAGATAAACGATCCGTATCTAGAACCGGACTCCAGATTGTGGCGATGTGCCCTTCGGGTGAGACGAGAAAGCCCGTGCTGTAACCA
This window of the Gimesia fumaroli genome carries:
- a CDS encoding S1C family serine protease, with translation MIKQYTVKSVFVCLCLIGSVLSAPLTAQASSQSTIKYALPRLVKIFGAGGVKNLYGYSTGFLVSPEGHIATIWSPVLDTDRLSVVLHDGRKFEAEVLGAEPHLDLAIIKLKSERKLDLPYFDYREKTVAGPGTRILGFSNMFRVATGDEPVSVLHGVIEARTDLPRRRGAFELSYSGDVYVVDAITNNPGAAGGAILTYDGKLLGMIGKQVRNAKTNTWVNYSLPIDVLSKSIEQIITGKFDSSEEKKEPKTAPERYRPVDFGLVMVPDVLYRTPAYIDNVLPGSLVAQAGLQPDDLVVFVNDELIKSCKTLKTELGKLETGDLLRLVVRRNNQLVSVEFQVPPEKK